CACTTTTGTCCCGTCTTTGTAATCAGTTTcaagaacttttttttgtttgtttcagtttCAAGAAACTTGATCTAATCCGATGCCTTTTATGTTTCCTAGACATATCCCGAAGATACCGAGGATCAACTATACTGCTTAGGCTCGGAACCTAGCTCTGTTCCTAAATGCTTGAGCTTCCATCTCGAGAATATCCAATGGACAGGCTATGGAGGAACACTAGACGAGAGAGAAGCCACTGCTACGATCAGATTACAAGCAACGTGCATGGATGATGGGCAGATTATAATGAAGGATGTGACATCTATGTCCAAAGCTTCGGCCTCATGTCAGCTTGTAAtcgaataataaaatttatttttccgggaaaatacattttggATTTGAAATCTTTGAGTTGATTCTTAATATTATATTAGCATTTGAGAttctataataatttttttttagattctaTAATACGTTCTGAAGACAGAGGTTTTCGTAATTTTTAAGTTTACAAAACGAAAACAGAGGAGTCTATTTCCGATAGTATACTTAAGTAGATATCAGAAGCTACTATAACTTTCTAGTTTTTTAATTCCACTGTTCTGATCATCTTACGCCCAAGTAAGGGAAAGGCATTATGTTTGTACATTGCttttgtctttttcagagtCCCGTCTTGTTCAGAATTTAGTCGAGAAAAAATGAGACTATTTTTTCTGGCTTCATGTGGGTCTggaatggtttaatttttttaaatatatgtggTTAAGTTTTTTCTTTGATGATTCAACGTAAATCTCAGGTATGGAAAGGTCTACAAAAAGACCAGTGTATGAATAGATCATTTCTCTGAATAAACAAATGGACCATAAGCAAGAATTCATGTTCGTATGGCTGTCTAGAAACAATGTGTTGTagataaataattagaaatgaatTGGTGTTCCAAGTTTGtctcacttaaaaaaaaaagaaaaagaaagtttgTCTCACTTGACCACAACGTTCCGCCATTTGATTATATATAGTGGTATATAGAAATAGATTTAAATGAATTGTAGACCATTTATAtcattaaaatgtatttatttctTAGAGTATTTCCAatgtaaaactctatttttttttctaaaatagagtaaaaaagaaaatataatataattacttCAACTCAACTTCATATCTCATTCTATAACagagtaatgaacaaaaaaataaattacttcatttatggagtaaactctattataaaatgAGATATGCAGTTGGATTTGAGTATTTCTTATTCCATACtctatttcatttcatttttaaataaaaaatagagtggTGTTAGAAATGCTCTTATCAACCATACAAAAAATTTAAGAGCTAAGCGTGCTTTTTGACacgaaataataaaatatgaataattTATCAGAAAGCAAATAGAAAATCAGCATTTGCAGAACATATagtttaaaaactttaaaatggcTTTCTTACAACAGTAACTGAGTCACGACATAAAACTATGTAACACAGTTTAGTTAATCAGCCAAAccggaaaacaaaatttataagtaTGAACTATTGCTTCTGTTGGAACATTTTGCACACTCCATGTCAAATGAAATTTTCtgttatttaaaattgttttaaacgtcgttataaaatagttaaaaaatctatagagattgatattaaatatttacCGCTGCAATCAGCTATACACATGATTTTGCAAATAGTTTTagaacaaagtaaaaaaaaaacagtcaaaCTCTTAAGTAATCAGTATGGTCAAAATTTGAAGACCTGAACTTTTGAAACCATGCTTACACCAAATCTGTAACAACCAATCTCTGGGATCATATCATTATCCTACAAAACTTACATTAATAATCATTGAATGCTTTCCATCCAATTAAAGAACAAAGTTATCAGTTAATCCCAAAGAATGTCATGAAACAGAGCAAATCTTCTATATCATTCCTAAAGAGTAAAGACTCATCGTCCTAATTTATCAACCTTCCCAACCTCCACATCTAAGCAGTCACCGCTGCTTCCACCATCCACAGCCGTGAGCTCCTTAGCCCTTACCGCCTCCAGTTCCCAATCAGTCCCACACGTCGCCACCATCATACCACCCACACACGACATCTGCGCCGCGAGCATCCCTAGCCAAAGTCCCTtgaatccaaacccaaaccaaaacgCCAAAACCATTCCCACCGGCATCCCAACCACATAAAACGCCGCCATATTCACATTAGCTCCGATCCTCGGCCTCGCCGACCCTCTAAGAACGCCGCAGCCCGTCGTCTGAGGGCAGTTCCCAAGCTCGCAAAGGCCAACGATCGGCAGTACCATCGAAGTCAACTTAATGATCTCCTCATCGTCCGTGAAAAGCCTCGCCCACATGTTTCTGACCGAGACAGTGAAAGTGAGGGCAGTGAACCCAAGGGCGATGCTGAGACCGAGTCCGACAACGGCCGCTCTCCTCGCTCTCATTGGTCGGTCCGAGCCCAGTTCGTTCCCGACACGTGTCGAGACACCGAAGCTTAAAGAGCTAGGGAAAATGTAGACGAGAGAAGTGATTTGAATGAGTATCCCCATTGAAGCAACGGttgctttagggtttatgaGAAACCCACAAAGCAGAATCATAATCTCATAGCACCACCACTCGAGACAAACCGATACACAGCTCGGTACCGCGAGACTAATCAGCTTCTTCCATTCTCTCATACTATCTTCAACCTCCTCCTCTACTAAAACCTCCTCGTTGATACTTACCTTGTGCTCCACGAAACGGATGTAGATGAATAGAAAGACGACAAGGTTGAAATTTGACAAGACCCCACTCAAGGCGATACCTTTAATACCAAACCCGAGATACGAGACAAAGAGAAACGTGATGGGCAAGTGTAGAACACTCGCGACGGCCGTGCAAACTGATAAAGGAAGAGTCTTTGCTTGCGTCCTTAGGTAAACTCTCAATGGATGTAAGAAAGACTGAGCGACGAGGTCAGGAACAGAGTAAAGAAGAAAGATGTGAGCTTCAGAGGCAAGATCCTCGTCCTGTTTCAGCATTTGAAGAATCTTCTCGATGTTGATCCAAAGAAGTGAAACGGGGAGAGATGtaaggaggaggaggacgatTCCTCGCCGGATAGTGGCTGTGACGAGGTTATAGCGTTTTGCGCCGAAGGCTTGAGAGCAGATTGATTCGACGCCCATGGTTAAACCTGAGAAGAGGGAGTAACCGGTTATGTTGGCGAATGCGAGTGCTAGGGAGCCTCCGGCGAGAGTGGGGCGGCCGAGGCCGCCGAGGAAAAACAGGGAGACGAAGGAGCGGAAGTAGAGGAGGAGACCTGTGAAGACTAATGGGAGAGAGATTTTGGCTATTGAGATTGCTTCGTTTGCGAAGTGGGTGAGAGGAGCAgagtagtttttatttaaatgcaGTTTTTCATGAGGAGAGAGCTTTTGTAGTAAAGGTATTGTACCTTCATCTCTGACAGAACTTGATTTATACATTCTGTTTGTTAGTCAAATGtctgagagagaagagagagagagagggaggatTTTGGTTGTGAAGAAGATATGTGTTAAGCCGCTGGCTTTATATAGTAGAGAAAAAGTGTTTAATATCATTTgtgttttgaacttttttttttttttttttttagtcaaaATCTATTCACACACGCTTGATTGGAATTATATTAACTTAAATAACACGGAACATAGTAACAAACCGAACAAGGGACGGGTCAATTTCTCATGTTTAACATACCACTAGACGAGTGGGAAGTAAACCTATTCAATAGAAACTTCTTCTCTCCACTCTACATCATTTCATGTTCATATATGTCTAACTTTTCAAAGTCGCAAATTTACACGCGGTGCGCCCCATCAGTTGAATTAGAGTCAAGAGCCAAATGGAGTTTGGAGTTATATGACCACTCAAAAAGGtatgaataaataataaaaataaaaaggtgcAATGTAACACCTTttgtgaagtttttttttcacaaattttggtcccatagtttttttttttttttttgctttcattTCTTTGTACTTATGTTGATGTTTCTAATTTAatcgtaactttttttttgtcggaaAGAGAATTCAGGAAGAGTTGTAGTACAAAGAAAATGTTAATCAATTAAGAGATGGAAGTTAGTTAATATGCTTAAGTGGGATTGGCTGGTTGGACGTTGACCAGGAAAACAGTGTTCAAGCAAAATACTGTTCAACACTGGAGAAAAAAAGGGAATTTTGTTTTGGGACCAAAAGCAATAAAGGAAGAGAACTTGTAATTTgggacaagaaaaaaaacattatgcTGCTACATTCCTATACATTATTAAgaactatttttttcaaaaattattcaTATCAAATGATGCATACTGATGTTTTCTAAATCATCGTAGATAAGGGGTTGGTGTCCAACGTCACAACATAAAGTAACTAATATTGCATTTTCTGGCTTTGCTGTAAAGCTTTTTGATGCATTCAAGTTCTGTCTCAAATCTGTTGTTCCATTTAATCATGAAGATTTATCTATCTTAGTGTCTactgttttatgttttaatttatatttatttttgcattGCCTATTTGAATTAATGAAATTAAAGTTTGTACAAAAAGTTACTTCTAAATTactatatgaatatttatttcctAATGTATAAATTCTTAAAATTCTAATTTAAGTTATACTAGATCTTGTGCGGGTggttattatcatttttattcatataaatatatttttagcatGATTAGAAGTAtataatatcaatatttaccATATTACTAATTGTTGCATATAGCATTTCAAACACcacatttttaatgaaaatgaaatatatatttatattgtaaataaaaggCATGAAAATATTTTCTACATACGCAATTTCAGAGGAAACATAagaatatctatatatatatttaatttgtttttttttaaatagaaaatttaaatatttatacaaatttcatttaaaaggtggtccaaataaaaaaatcaaacatgagataaatcatgacttctgttttaatagtatggATAGATGTGTTATTCAAGAAATGAGTAAactgaaaataatttttcaaaaataaaatacttctATAAATTTCATTAGTAATTTGAAATTACCATTTTTATTCGTTTATATTTCTATTCATATTAATGGAGTAAATTTTTGagaaaactatttatattacaTTTTCATAGATTctgttttataaactaaaacttaatctttttgttaaataaattttagttactGGTTTTAAAAGTTTGGAATATATGGTttctaaatcattttaaaataagatactTATGTCATCTACATCTTGAAATGGgtctattaataataataattattattattagcaggtatattttttgtttggtttaaaaGTAGATATAGAATAAGATGGcggtatgtttatatatatgttttcatatttatttccAATATTAAACCCAATCTAGTTTTGAAGATCGAACACAATAGGTTTATTGTAAGAAATTCTGTTTTTATCTGTCAGTGTGGTAGACAAAAGAATAtatcatcccctatatattaaaggagaaacatttttaagttatgactTTGTAATCAGTGCTTAGGTGTCAGCTCCACAGGGCTTCTCAGAGTCTCTAATTAAAAAACTTAGATCTTACtagagaaaatacattttttgttACACTGAACCTCCCTTACCATAATTACACATTTCATAACATTACTAATTAAAAACGTGGAAGCAATAACTAACGTGCATCctctatataattataataactGCCTAACCAAGTCAcctttacaaaatcatataacaGTTTCAAGTTTATAAAAGTTATCGTGCATGCTTTGTTACTACCATACGtgtttatatggtatatgttCTTAGTATTTCTTTGTCTGGATCAAGAAAGTTTCTGGATTTCAACCTTAAACATAGTTAACGTACAatctataacatgtctgatTTACATTTATAAGTTATTGTCGTTGTCATATAGTCATTTTTTCGTTTTCTAAAGTCTAATAATGTTTGTGTTCGAATTTTCTAATCAAATTATTTTCTGTTATAGTTTATACAATCGGGCTtcagtaataaatataaaagccTTCTTAGACTGCGGatgctttgtttttttggtCCTTTCTAAACGCAATTTTCCCTCCGTGTGACAAGCATTGATCTCAATAAGCCTTATTGTCCACGTTTAGCATTAATAACTCATAAATTGTTATTAGTGGCATTTATTTTTCTTGGAGTATTGTCCAAGTTAACGCATTCAATTTTCCATTATTACATGACATTAAATGGGTCAATAATATGGTACATACATCTATTACAATGCGGTAAGCTCAATATACAAAATACATTATTTCCTTAATAACAGAGATGCTTAATTTACATATGGCGCTCGACTTAATTTATATATGGAAATTTAGATCCGCTTAATATCTCTAGGTTTGACTATAAAAGAGGTGACCCGTTCTCTGCTTTTCTTTCATCATTCCTCTTCATCTCTAAAACCCAAAAATACTCCGTAACAACTTTCAGACTTCTCTAATGGCCGGCTTTAACCCAGTTGCTTATCTGAAACCCTTCAAATCAATGTGGAAGATCAGGGTGAAGATCATACGCCTTTGGAAACAGTTTACTGCTGCTGGTGGTTTAACAATAGAGATGGTTCTTATTGATGCTAATGTGAGTTTTTATAAAACTCTATTTAATCGTTTCTTTTGGTCTGTTATGtccatatttattttgtacttATTCTTAATGTCGTGTATATTTATACAGGGTGATAAGATTCATGCAACTGTGAAGAAAGAATTGGTTAACCAGTTCGATCCCTTTCTTGCTGAAGGGAAAACAAAGATGATGATCAACTTCTCACTAAATCACTCATGTGGCTCCTACAGAACAACAAATCATCTTTACAAAATCAGTTTCCTTGCGACTACCCGTGTCAAAATCTGTGAGGATTTGCCAAGAGCTATTAATGGGTTTCAACCTGTTAATTACCGTGAGATTCTTGATGGTACACTCAACTCGGATCATTTGGTTGGTAAGTAATTATTTCTGTCAGTTTTGTTCTAGCTATTATTCTAcgattataattataatataaactCCCGTTCTGCAGATGTCATAGGCCAGGTAGTGGAAGTTAGCCAAGTTGATGTGTTGTCGGTGAATGGAAAAGATACCCAGAAGATTACTTTGGAACTACGTGATCTTGAGTAAGACAATTATTCTAAACCATGATCCCTTTTCTATATTGATTAGTACATACCAATTTTGAGTGTATATGATTtcgttttgatttattttgcaattttaactattatattttttatttttcgtaGGGATGTTCGTCTTCCACTTGTGTTGTGGGGAAGCTTTGCTTCTGATGTGAGTAATGCGATGCAGACCCGTCGTGATGAAGCACTAATTTGTGTGTTGAGATTTGTGAAGATAAAAGTATGGAAAGGTACGTATATTTAATGTCGTTTGTTTTGTATACTGCTATGTATATGGTTTATCTTTTTTACTAATTCATGTCCATCTTTGTGCAGATGAATGTAGCATTTCAAATGCGTATAATGTTTCAGATGTCAGTTTGAATCCATACATGACTGAGGTTGAAGAGTTTAAATCTAAGTAAGTTATAAAGGGAGTGTGAATATATTATAATGATAATCCTTTCCATGTCTTACAAAACTTTATTTTGTATTACTTTTGATAGGTTACCAAAAGATGAACTTTGTTTAGCTATCGTGGAGTCCAAGCCAGTAGGCCAAGTTCTTGGTGTTTCGGACAAGGATGATTTTTTTGTTCACACCCCCAGGAAGACCATTGCTGAGTTGTCTGAATCTAGACaggtatatacatatatatttaaaaacagattttgtttacatttgttttgAACAAAATGGTCTTCTTACTATACTATTGGATGTTTGTCATGATAGGTGGAGAAGTGTATTGTCATGTGCACAATTGCAGCTATTGATTCTGATATGGGCTGGTACTATTTGAGTTGCAAAGTCTGTTCAAAGAAGGTTGTGCAAGTGCCTAACGACACTCTtgatgatggagaagatgaaaacgAATTGATGTTCAGTTACTATTGCAACAAATGCAAATGTTACAACCCTAAGCTTCTCCCAAGGTTGTACATCTATGAATTCCTTTCGTATATTGTTTCTCTTTCCTTATATTTACTCTTGCATTTTTTATATGTAGGTACAAGTTGCATTTGGTTGTGCTTGACAATACTGGAAATTCAAAATTTCTCTTGTTTGACAACCTTGCATTACAGTTGCTTCATCAACCTTGCATTGAGCTTACTGGACCTATTAGTGATGAGGTTCTTAATCTCGAGCTTAatccattttttatttacatgcaTTAATTGTCAGATATTTACAGTAAATGTTTTTCCTCTTAACATTTTATAGATTCATGGGCCAGATGTTATACCTCTTGAACTCCAAAACTTAGTGGGTAAGACGTACCTCTTTAAGATTCAAATTGAAAGAGAGAATTATGTCTACAAGCATGAAACCTACAAAGTGTTGAAGATTGTCACCAACCTTGAAATGATTTCTGAATTTGATCTGCCGGCGTCCCCTAAGGTATTTCAACGGATGTTACTTATAATGTTGTCGATATTGTCTTGTCTAATGATTAAATAGTGTTTGAGttacttttttgtttatttaggtGCCAAGGCTTTGTTTAGCTCCATCAACCTCTGCCCTTTCAGAAGCACCAGAGGTACGTGGGACCTGTATCAGTAGGTTGGACATGTATCAGTAGGTTGTATGCAGTTTTGTATTTGTCAGTTAGATAACCGGGGTTAATTTTTTATCAGGGATCGCTCATGTTATCTGGTGGTTCATCAGAGGAAGTTAGTCCAACTGAGCTAACTCCATCTAAAAGGAGAGTGTCAACAGTTGTCAACTTGGAGGAAGAGTTTGATCGGAATTCGGTTACTAAAACTGCATGCACTGTTCGAgttaagaaggagaagagtgagAAAAGTGGCTAGGAGTAATCACGTGGAAAAGTGTTAAGAGgccttcagtttttttttttatgttttggtgtttttccttttatggtttttttctataattaatGCGGTTTTTTGTTTCCAAATTTTGTTTACGGCATATGGTTGGTACCATTATTATTAATAGAAGGCCTCAGTTTTATGATATTTTCGTGCTTTGACTCTGATTTCACTTTTATCATTGTCGATTGTTCTAATAAAAGTTCAGGCCAtgacacacaaaaaaaacatatacactCATTTCTGGATATTTCAGTTATTTGTCCATTTCGCCATAAGTTCActatattttcttaaacaaCTATTCGTGTTGTTGAAGTTGGAACTAACCTGAAAGTAATTTGCATAAGGAAGGACAGTAATTCTTCTGTCCATCATTGCCTTTCCGCCAAAAATTGTCCCTCTGATAAGTACATTTAAATGGAGTTGTTAAATCAATATCTTGACCAGAAGGTAAAGCACCCGTATATATATCAAGATATAATGGATTCTTTTAGTAATGAGGTCACATAGGACACACAGGAAACACAGACAAAAAGTCTTATATATAAATTGAGAATTATATTAACATCAGGTGTTTTTGATGTGGATGTGCACTGGATACCTGAAACACCATATCATGCATCATATAAACAATGATGATTATCTCATATCGGATTAATtgaatcattatatatataaaatgacatttataGAAATATCAATGCAATGTCTATTATGTAATGGAAAATTAACGTCAATCTCTATGGTGCAAGAAAGATTAAAGTTTATttccatattatatatatgaattagatCCAAAAATATCTCACACAAAAGGAATGATAATATACtaaattatttacttattaataaaattatatgaatccTACAAAACATTGTGATACTACGCTCTATTGTTTCTGTGCAGAGAACGATAGCAGTTTTCAGACATGAATCGAAACAAACATAAAGCTGGAAAAGAGAATATTTCAGACATTCGTCCACCTAAAAGAAGGAAACTAGGTTTTGTAATTTGTcccatatatataaagattatttTTTCATCGCAGTATATGCAGGTGattatataagaaattttttgaCGTGATTTTGCAGACACAAAATCTTCAATTAAATCACCGGAGATGGTTCAACCGGAGGAAACCAGAGCTATGTTGGGTGAGATTACAAATCAGGCATACAACGAACAAAGAGATGCAAGAACAAAAAGGTTTAACATCTTGCGGCAGAAGAGGAAATTTAGTGAAACAAATCCAACTCCTACAAAACCTAAACAGTTGAATATACAACCATCTATTCTACTCTCAGCTGCATCAGAAAGTTCTGAAAATCACTGTATCATTGAAAGTCACAGTAAGTGCATATCATGAAATATTAAGTTTCAATTTGTTGTGATTAcgtgtttgaaatttttttatatgtgtaCATTGGTATCCTTACAGTTGCTACTGCGAATATTGGTAATCCTCCTAAGAAGAGGATACAAAGGCATCAAGAACGCATATATGAAGGTTTCAAATTTACTGCTAAAGCCACAACTCAACCAGTATCTTCCTTCTTCAAAAATAATAGTCGTGGAACTTCAAGTGTTAGTCAGTGTACTGTTGATACGACACAACCCACACTAACTAGACCTACTAGACAGTTTCCCTGCAAATTGTCAAGTCAAAGGACTACACCTCAGCCTAGCAGTCAAAACCGTTGGTCAGGGAAATCTATTATCTCGAGCGTGGACTCAGATTCATCTGGTAATGAAAAGATATTGATATTGTAAttcatatgtatttttgtggGAAATGTTTTTTATGACATTACTCGATCAGTATATCAGCTCTCGAGTTAACATGTGATTCTCACGATGTTAAATGTTATATGTTTTCACAATTATTCATTTCTATCATCAGATTGCTCAGAAGATTATTGGGCAAATACCAGTGATGAAGATCACAATCATGACATTTTGTCGGACACAGACACCGATGACGAACAGATCGATATTGTACAACGCCGAGCAGTAACCAACCAGGTGTTTGAGCGTTTTGCTCGAGCATTTGGTGATTCACTAACCAAAGTTAAACCAAGATCAACTGCTTCAGTTGTGTCGGCTAAAAAGGAGGAAGgtataattacatatttttgcAGCTTTCTGTTATAAAATTGTGGGTTGAACATACATATTACACTTTTGTTAAGTAAGCAATTGTGGATTATTTTCAACAGAGTATAAAGACGATGGGGACCTTGAAAATGAATGTCCAAAATGTGGGGCACTATTTTGGTTTAACGAAAGGATTGGCAAGACCCGGAAAACAAGAAAGCCCACATTTACAATGTGTTGTCTTAATGGTAAAATCAAGCTTCCTCTGCTTAAGGAACCCCCTGAATATCTTATGGGACTGCTAACCAAAGATGATGTTATTAGTAAGCATTTCCGGGACAATATTAGACCATTAAATATGATGTTTTCCTTTACATCACTTGGTGGCAAAATTGATAATTCTACCAACAGAGGTAGAGGACCGaagatttttaaattacatGGTGAAAATTATCATTTGATTGGAAGTGTGAAACCAAAGCCCGGTGAAACTGCCAAGTTTTCTCAGTTATATATACATGATACAGAAAACAAAGTTCAGAACAGGTTGTCAGCGTTAAGGTATGGCACTCGCTGTTTTCGGAACTGCTTTTAATTTAGCTTtcagtgttttgttttttctgacACATCGACTACCAATTTCTTTTAATTAACTTGGAGTACGTTTATTATCTTAACAGTGGCAATTCTGAAAGGAGCAAAATCAGACCAGATTTGGTAGAGTCTATTATGAACATGTTACGGGGTTGTAATGTTCATGTGAAGACCTTCCGTAATGCGATGGATAGATTTAACAATGAATCTGAATGTCAGGATGTGTCACTGGTTTTGATCAATGATCGCCAGAAGGATGGCAGAGTATACAATTTGCCTACATCGTCTGAAGTGGCTGCTTTGGTTGTTGGAGATTTTCAGCTTAATATGGATAAAAGGGATATTATCTTGGAAAAAAATTCTGGGAAGCTAAAAAGGATCAACGAGTTGCATCCTTGCTATCTACCTCTTCAATATCCACTAATTTTTCCATACGGAGAGGATGGTTTTCGTCTAGGTATCAAGAATGGTTTTACAGGAATCACCAAAAATAAGAAAGCAAATATTAGCATGAGGGAATTCTTTGCA
The window above is part of the Brassica napus cultivar Da-Ae chromosome C3, Da-Ae, whole genome shotgun sequence genome. Proteins encoded here:
- the LOC106387949 gene encoding protein DETOXIFICATION 50, which codes for MYKSSSVRDEGTIPLLQKLSPHEKLHLNKNYSAPLTHFANEAISIAKISLPLVFTGLLLYFRSFVSLFFLGGLGRPTLAGGSLALAFANITGYSLFSGLTMGVESICSQAFGAKRYNLVTATIRRGIVLLLLTSLPVSLLWINIEKILQMLKQDEDLASEAHIFLLYSVPDLVAQSFLHPLRVYLRTQAKTLPLSVCTAVASVLHLPITFLFVSYLGFGIKGIALSGVLSNFNLVVFLFIYIRFVEHKVSINEEVLVEEEVEDSMREWKKLISLAVPSCVSVCLEWWCYEIMILLCGFLINPKATVASMGILIQITSLVYIFPSSLSFGVSTRVGNELGSDRPMRARRAAVVGLGLSIALGFTALTFTVSVRNMWARLFTDDEEIIKLTSMVLPIVGLCELGNCPQTTGCGVLRGSARPRIGANVNMAAFYVVGMPVGMVLAFWFGFGFKGLWLGMLAAQMSCVGGMMVATCGTDWELEAVRAKELTAVDGGSSGDCLDVEVGKVDKLGR
- the LOC106386498 gene encoding replication protein A 70 kDa DNA-binding subunit C-like, with amino-acid sequence MAGFNPVAYLKPFKSMWKIRVKIIRLWKQFTAAGGLTIEMVLIDANGDKIHATVKKELVNQFDPFLAEGKTKMMINFSLNHSCGSYRTTNHLYKISFLATTRVKICEDLPRAINGFQPVNYREILDGTLNSDHLVDVIGQVVEVSQVDVLSVNGKDTQKITLELRDLEDVRLPLVLWGSFASDVSNAMQTRRDEALICVLRFVKIKVWKDECSISNAYNVSDVSLNPYMTEVEEFKSKLPKDELCLAIVESKPVGQVLGVSDKDDFFVHTPRKTIAELSESRQVEKCIVMCTIAAIDSDMGWYYLSCKVCSKKVVQVPNDTLDDGEDENELMFSYYCNKCKCYNPKLLPRYKLHLVVLDNTGNSKFLLFDNLALQLLHQPCIELTGPISDEIHGPDVIPLELQNLVGKTYLFKIQIERENYVYKHETYKVLKIVTNLEMISEFDLPASPKVPRLCLAPSTSALSEAPEGSLMLSGGSSEEVSPTELTPSKRRVSTVVNLEEEFDRNSVTKTACTVRVKKEKSEKSG